A genome region from Lytechinus pictus isolate F3 Inbred chromosome 16, Lp3.0, whole genome shotgun sequence includes the following:
- the LOC135157032 gene encoding macrophage mannose receptor 1-like isoform X1, translating to MRAIACITILIWGAILTNKNVSGTFCSSGSLSPHTGFCYHVHPEKNAIVEDSRKICRDTYGGDVPSIFSDDENTFIKNLLELENHDYYWIGVNDLLIEDDFRDVMRNERLNYSNWKENEPDNVFSADCAAMERSSGEWVDYSCTTYPIFALGIICQQPPNPNPYTLCPANMLNYITSSGTECYWFSMEKLTALQAESNCTSMGSKLAFIEDQVLDVYLYSYQQSAEMDTLWIGTQQLLDSSGQSYRSVEFGTTKPAYYDNFMSTYSGSETLICAAKIRSEGGKWNQLNCDDGTYNFVCRFNGTETNTSTETTVATTTTISSATPADTTIHTTTEATTPSSTTPTPTITESTTVVPTTTQSTTTIPTTTEPTTPKPTTTEEDTTTLPSTTPTTTHNPTTTAVTTTIPTTYASTTQPFTTDRVTTTTTTTTQATTSETTATSIAISTESTGYSTGDTVVDSLLKDAWTLEAVSCLMIRWIRLDDIIIDVIVSSRRLIYAKQE from the exons ATGAGAGCAATTGCGTGTATCACTATTCTCATTTGGGGAGCAATTTTAACCAACAAGAATGTCA gcGGAACATTTTGCTCTTCAGGCTCCCTGAGTCCACATACCGGGTTCTGCTACCACGTCCATCCAGAGAAAAATGCCATAGTGGAAGATTCGAGAAAGATCTGCCGAGACACCTACGGAGGAGATGTTCCTTCCATCTTTTCTGATGATGAAAATACGTTCATCAAAAACCTCCTAGAACTGGAAAATCATGA CTATTACTGGATAGGTGTCAACGATCTGTTGATAGAAGATGATTTCCGTGACGTCATGCGAAACGAGAGACTTAACTACAGTAACTGGAAAGAAAATGAACCAGACAATGTGTTTTCTGCCGACTGTGCCGCTATGGAGAGATCAAGTGGTGAATGGGTAGATTACTCATGTACGACATACCCAATCTTCGCACTGGGAATCATCTGTCAGCAACCCCCTAATCCAAACCCATACACAC TGTGTCCTGCTAATATGCTCAACTATATCACTTCTTCGGGAACAGAGTGCTACTGGTTTTCTATGGAGAAACTAACAGCTCTACAGGCCGAATCCAATTGTACATCTATGGGCTCTAAATTGGCTTTCATTGAAGACCAAGTCTTGGATGTTTACCTTTATTCCTACCAACAGAGTGCAGA GATGGACACGTTATGGATTGGGACTCAGCAATTGCTTGATAGCAGTGGTCAAAGTTACCGATCGGTAGAGTTTGGTACGACCAAACCCGCTTACTATGATAACTTCATGTCCACATACTCGGGAAGTGAGACCCTTATCTGTGCAGCCAAGATCAGATCAGAAGGCGGAAAGTGGAATCAATTAAACTGCGACGATGGAACGTACAATTTCGTTTGCCGGTTTAATGGGACAG AAACTAATACATCTACGGAAACCACAGTTGCAACAACAACCACCATTTCCTCTGCCACGCCAGCCGATACCACTATCCACACAACAACTGAAGCTACGACTCCTTCTTCCACCACTCCAACGCCGACCATAACAGAATCTACAACAGTCGTGCCAACTACGACTCAATCAACTACAACTATTCCTACAACAACAGAACCTACGACACCAAAACCTACCACAACGGAAGAAGATACAACAACTTTACCCTCTACCACACCAACCACTACTCACAATCCAACTACAACCGCAGTAACAACCACCATACCAACAACATACGCTTCTACAACGCAACCTTTCACAACAGATAGAGTAACAACTaccactactacaactactcaAGCCACAACATCGGAAACAACCGCAACATCCATTGCCATATCCACGGAAAGCACAG GATATTCAACAGGTGACACAGTCGTAGACAGTCTTTTAAAGGATGCATGGACTTTGGAAGCAGTGTCCTGTCTGATGATCAGATGGATTAGGTTGGATGATATCATCATCGACGTCATTGTGTCGTCAAGAAGGCTCATCTATGCAAAGCAAGAATAG
- the LOC135157032 gene encoding macrophage mannose receptor 1-like isoform X2, whose protein sequence is MRAIACITILIWGAILTNKNVSGTFCSSGSLSPHTGFCYHVHPEKNAIVEDSRKICRDTYGGDVPSIFSDDENTFIKNLLELENHDYYWIGVNDLLIEDDFRDVMRNERLNYSNWKENEPDNVFSADCAAMERSSGEWVDYSCTTYPIFALGIICQQPPNPNPYTLCPANMLNYITSSGTECYWFSMEKLTALQAESNCTSMGSKLAFIEDQVLDVYLYSYQQSAEMDTLWIGTQQLLDSSGQSYRSVEFGTTKPAYYDNFMSTYSGSETLICAAKIRSEGGKWNQLNCDDGTYNFVCRFNGTETNTSTETTVATTTTISSATPADTTIHTTTEATTPSSTTPTPTITESTTVVPTTTQSTTTIPTTTEPTTPKPTTTEEDTTTLPSTTPTTTHNPTTTAVTTTIPTTYASTTQPFTTDRVTTTTTTTTQATTSETTATSIAISTESTGDTVVDSLLKDAWTLEAVSCLMIRWIRLDDIIIDVIVSSRRLIYAKQE, encoded by the exons ATGAGAGCAATTGCGTGTATCACTATTCTCATTTGGGGAGCAATTTTAACCAACAAGAATGTCA gcGGAACATTTTGCTCTTCAGGCTCCCTGAGTCCACATACCGGGTTCTGCTACCACGTCCATCCAGAGAAAAATGCCATAGTGGAAGATTCGAGAAAGATCTGCCGAGACACCTACGGAGGAGATGTTCCTTCCATCTTTTCTGATGATGAAAATACGTTCATCAAAAACCTCCTAGAACTGGAAAATCATGA CTATTACTGGATAGGTGTCAACGATCTGTTGATAGAAGATGATTTCCGTGACGTCATGCGAAACGAGAGACTTAACTACAGTAACTGGAAAGAAAATGAACCAGACAATGTGTTTTCTGCCGACTGTGCCGCTATGGAGAGATCAAGTGGTGAATGGGTAGATTACTCATGTACGACATACCCAATCTTCGCACTGGGAATCATCTGTCAGCAACCCCCTAATCCAAACCCATACACAC TGTGTCCTGCTAATATGCTCAACTATATCACTTCTTCGGGAACAGAGTGCTACTGGTTTTCTATGGAGAAACTAACAGCTCTACAGGCCGAATCCAATTGTACATCTATGGGCTCTAAATTGGCTTTCATTGAAGACCAAGTCTTGGATGTTTACCTTTATTCCTACCAACAGAGTGCAGA GATGGACACGTTATGGATTGGGACTCAGCAATTGCTTGATAGCAGTGGTCAAAGTTACCGATCGGTAGAGTTTGGTACGACCAAACCCGCTTACTATGATAACTTCATGTCCACATACTCGGGAAGTGAGACCCTTATCTGTGCAGCCAAGATCAGATCAGAAGGCGGAAAGTGGAATCAATTAAACTGCGACGATGGAACGTACAATTTCGTTTGCCGGTTTAATGGGACAG AAACTAATACATCTACGGAAACCACAGTTGCAACAACAACCACCATTTCCTCTGCCACGCCAGCCGATACCACTATCCACACAACAACTGAAGCTACGACTCCTTCTTCCACCACTCCAACGCCGACCATAACAGAATCTACAACAGTCGTGCCAACTACGACTCAATCAACTACAACTATTCCTACAACAACAGAACCTACGACACCAAAACCTACCACAACGGAAGAAGATACAACAACTTTACCCTCTACCACACCAACCACTACTCACAATCCAACTACAACCGCAGTAACAACCACCATACCAACAACATACGCTTCTACAACGCAACCTTTCACAACAGATAGAGTAACAACTaccactactacaactactcaAGCCACAACATCGGAAACAACCGCAACATCCATTGCCATATCCACGGAAAGCACAG GTGACACAGTCGTAGACAGTCTTTTAAAGGATGCATGGACTTTGGAAGCAGTGTCCTGTCTGATGATCAGATGGATTAGGTTGGATGATATCATCATCGACGTCATTGTGTCGTCAAGAAGGCTCATCTATGCAAAGCAAGAATAG